A stretch of Kaistella flava (ex Peng et al. 2021) DNA encodes these proteins:
- a CDS encoding glycosyltransferase: MQSISIIIAIYNRKDELFELLNSLSHQTDKDFEVIIVDDGSILNLRPTAELFNESLTIEFFRKDNSGPGLSRNYGARRAKNDWLVFVDSDVIVETDFIQNIKKNISEIPCDAFGGADKAHKGFNLMQKAISYSMTSVFTTGGIRGNKKAVTKFQPRSFNMGVRKSAFEKVGGFSEMRIGEDPDLSMRLWENGFTTAFFDDIGVYHKRRVDFGKFSKQVYQFGCARPILNQRHPKYVKISFAFPSLFLLGYFLGFIEYFFFQKGLILGFYGLYTFIVFFHALYKTRNVSIAAMAIMATYIQMFSYGYGFLKSWILLNVFRQKPEDAFPSHFHKQ, from the coding sequence ATGCAGTCAATTTCAATAATCATCGCCATCTACAACCGAAAAGACGAACTTTTTGAGTTGCTCAATTCTTTATCACATCAAACAGATAAAGACTTTGAGGTGATTATTGTTGACGATGGTTCGATTCTTAATTTGCGTCCAACTGCCGAATTATTCAACGAAAGTTTAACTATAGAATTTTTTCGAAAAGACAATTCCGGTCCGGGCTTATCACGAAATTACGGAGCCAGAAGAGCCAAAAATGACTGGCTAGTTTTCGTCGATTCCGATGTGATTGTCGAGACTGATTTTATTCAAAATATAAAGAAGAACATTTCCGAAATTCCATGTGATGCTTTTGGTGGTGCGGATAAGGCTCACAAAGGCTTTAATCTCATGCAAAAAGCGATTTCCTATTCCATGACTTCCGTTTTTACAACGGGCGGAATTCGTGGTAATAAGAAGGCGGTGACTAAATTTCAACCCAGAAGTTTTAATATGGGCGTTCGAAAATCGGCTTTTGAAAAAGTCGGTGGTTTTTCAGAAATGCGCATTGGCGAAGATCCGGATCTTTCAATGCGACTTTGGGAAAATGGCTTTACGACGGCGTTTTTCGACGATATCGGCGTTTATCATAAACGTCGCGTTGACTTCGGAAAATTCTCCAAACAAGTCTATCAATTCGGTTGTGCGCGCCCGATTCTTAATCAGCGCCACCCGAAATATGTGAAGATCTCTTTCGCGTTTCCATCGCTCTTTTTGTTGGGCTATTTCCTCGGATTTATCGAATATTTTTTCTTCCAAAAAGGCCTCATTTTAGGTTTTTACGGACTTTACACCTTCATCGTTTTCTTCCACGCTTTGTACAAAACCAGAAACGTCAGCATCGCTGCAATGGCGATTATGGCGACCTATATCCAAATGTTTTCCTACGGTTACGGCTTCCTGAAATCATGGATTTTGCTCAATGTTTTCCGCCAAAAACCTGAAGATGCATTTCCTTCCCATTTTCATAAACAGTAA
- a CDS encoding ZIP family metal transporter, which translates to MIIILLILSVLIGVFLGRFFGDREKFAKNLLIVSAGFLITICLNEVFPEIYSGEHHNIGLWVIGGVLLQMLLENLTKGFEHGHFHHHSEGKNILPLALMVGLFIHAFLEGIPLANEHEAITPYLTGILVHNIPISFILGAFLVKNKKFSPSALLIISIFALASPLGLVLGKYFDPNLEVYFLALVGGIFLHISSVIIFESNKNHNVDWKKIGYVTLGVLLAMTTHLFHNH; encoded by the coding sequence ATGATTATTATTCTATTAATTCTTAGTGTCTTAATTGGCGTTTTTCTCGGGAGATTTTTCGGAGACCGAGAAAAGTTCGCGAAGAATCTTTTGATTGTAAGTGCCGGGTTTTTAATTACGATTTGTTTGAATGAGGTTTTTCCTGAAATATATTCTGGTGAACATCATAATATCGGCCTTTGGGTCATTGGCGGAGTTTTACTTCAAATGTTATTAGAAAATTTAACCAAAGGTTTTGAACACGGACATTTTCATCATCATTCTGAAGGAAAGAATATTCTTCCTTTAGCTTTAATGGTTGGACTTTTTATTCATGCTTTTTTAGAAGGAATTCCATTAGCAAATGAGCATGAAGCAATAACTCCGTATTTAACGGGGATATTGGTTCATAATATTCCCATTTCATTTATTCTTGGAGCTTTCCTGGTGAAGAACAAAAAATTCTCACCGTCAGCTTTATTAATTATTTCAATTTTTGCCTTGGCTTCGCCTTTAGGTTTAGTTCTTGGGAAATACTTTGATCCAAATCTTGAAGTTTATTTCCTGGCTTTAGTAGGTGGAATCTTCCTTCATATTTCTTCCGTTATTATTTTCGAAAGTAATAAGAATCATAATGTAGACTGGAAGAAAATCGGTTACGTGACGCTTGGTGTTTTACTGGCGATGACTACTCATCTTTTTCACAATCATTAA
- a CDS encoding OmpP1/FadL family transporter has protein sequence MIKKSFIILGISAAYFVNAQDISTLRNTADVYSNSSLYGTSKYNAMAGSMGALGGDFSVLNSNPAGIGVSITSEISGTLAIQNSKNATSLAGKSFDYKVNRTDLGNVGGVMALKIDGASPWKFVNIGVNYSSQSIEDYSETPGNSNVNFNINDGTGALIENVAFSGHAYNRYGDVSKMSIAVGGNYDNRIYVGAGLNFHNANIDQYDSAAFDSSANGSTSVYNKQYTPFSEASNGFSATIGIIGKINPQFRVGAALETPTWWSIARVYNEYENPTDGTYTEDRNLSTPMKATLSAAFVPNKNFAINVDYSLGLTKPKYKVYGNAETELNNFFSDNSKNLSEVKVGAEYRIQAFRLRGGYGFASSPFDSMSISSFSDNGTAGNNSYDNLIVGKRSTIGAGIGYDFKSFYIDAAYQNSSSEYKSPLLRGSASNNTGYFSDNYIVESDASVVSNVKNTRDNFFITLGWKF, from the coding sequence ATGATTAAAAAGTCTTTTATAATTTTGGGTATTTCTGCAGCATACTTTGTGAATGCCCAAGATATTTCTACCCTTAGAAATACAGCAGATGTTTATTCTAATTCTTCTTTATATGGAACATCAAAATATAATGCGATGGCCGGATCTATGGGAGCGTTAGGTGGTGATTTTTCTGTATTAAATTCGAATCCAGCTGGGATTGGAGTAAGTATTACAAGTGAAATATCAGGAACTTTAGCTATTCAAAATAGTAAGAATGCAACTTCATTAGCAGGGAAATCCTTTGATTATAAAGTTAATCGAACTGACCTTGGGAATGTTGGTGGTGTTATGGCATTGAAAATTGATGGTGCTTCACCCTGGAAATTTGTAAATATTGGAGTTAATTATTCTAGTCAGTCTATTGAAGATTATTCAGAAACACCTGGAAATAGTAATGTTAATTTTAATATCAATGATGGGACAGGTGCCTTAATTGAGAATGTAGCATTTTCTGGTCATGCGTACAACCGTTATGGTGATGTCTCAAAAATGAGCATTGCTGTTGGTGGTAATTATGATAACAGAATTTATGTTGGTGCTGGTTTGAATTTTCATAACGCAAATATCGACCAGTATGATTCTGCCGCATTTGATTCCAGCGCAAACGGCTCTACAAGCGTTTACAACAAACAATACACTCCATTTTCTGAAGCATCGAATGGCTTTTCTGCTACAATAGGAATTATAGGAAAAATAAATCCACAATTCAGAGTAGGTGCAGCCTTAGAAACACCAACTTGGTGGAGTATTGCCAGAGTTTACAACGAGTATGAAAACCCAACTGACGGAACTTATACCGAAGATAGAAATCTTTCTACTCCAATGAAAGCGACATTAAGTGCAGCTTTTGTTCCGAATAAAAACTTTGCAATTAACGTGGATTATAGTTTAGGTTTAACAAAACCAAAATACAAAGTGTACGGAAATGCAGAAACTGAACTAAACAATTTCTTCAGCGATAATTCTAAAAATTTATCAGAAGTAAAAGTAGGAGCGGAGTACAGAATTCAAGCCTTCCGTTTAAGAGGTGGATACGGTTTCGCCTCAAGTCCTTTTGATTCAATGAGTATTTCATCTTTTTCAGATAATGGAACTGCCGGAAATAATTCTTACGATAATTTAATTGTAGGAAAACGTTCGACAATTGGAGCCGGGATCGGTTATGATTTCAAATCTTTCTATATTGATGCAGCTTATCAAAATTCAAGTTCAGAATATAAAAGTCCGTTATTGCGAGGTTCTGCAAGTAATAATACAGGATATTTCTCCGATAATTATATTGTAGAATCCGATGCATCTGTAGTTTCAAATGTAAAAAATACAAGAGACAATTTCTTTATTACACTCGGTTGGAAATTCTAA
- a CDS encoding class I SAM-dependent RNA methyltransferase, with product MDTENLKIQIKTFFGLEEILAEEIRKLGGTNVEVKNRAVNCEGDLGFLYKINYSARTALKILVPVLTFKAWDENRFYDKLFDFPWEEYMTVDQSFAIDTTIYSERFSHSQFMAQKMKDAIVDYFKFKFNKRPSVDTQDPDIKIHLHIDRELVTVSLDSSGDPLFKRGYRKEQGEAPLNEVLASGMLQLAGWDGKGNFLDPMCGSGTLLIEAAMIAMDLPAQTFRRRFGFQNWLNYDEELFKTIKEVRLNRVKEFTGKIVGYDIDSDMLHAARINIESAEMEDVIEVKHQDFFESKKELFPLMMVFNPPYDERIVINDDEFYAKIGDTFKKNYPNTLAWLISSDLDSLKRVGLRPSRKIKLFNGKLECRFMQYEMYEGTKKIHKLEGREGDS from the coding sequence ATGGATACAGAAAATTTAAAAATACAGATTAAAACGTTTTTCGGACTCGAAGAAATTTTAGCAGAAGAAATCAGAAAACTCGGCGGAACCAATGTCGAAGTAAAAAACCGTGCGGTTAACTGCGAGGGAGATTTGGGGTTTCTTTACAAAATTAATTACTCAGCCAGAACGGCGTTGAAAATTTTAGTTCCAGTTTTGACTTTCAAAGCTTGGGATGAAAACCGTTTCTACGATAAACTTTTCGATTTTCCATGGGAAGAATATATGACGGTTGATCAAAGTTTTGCAATCGATACCACGATTTATTCTGAGCGTTTTTCGCATTCTCAATTCATGGCTCAAAAAATGAAGGACGCCATCGTTGATTATTTTAAATTCAAATTTAATAAAAGACCGAGCGTTGATACGCAGGATCCAGATATCAAAATTCATCTTCACATCGACCGGGAATTGGTAACTGTTTCTTTGGATTCTTCTGGAGATCCTTTATTTAAAAGAGGGTACAGAAAAGAACAGGGTGAAGCGCCATTGAATGAAGTGCTTGCTTCCGGAATGTTACAATTAGCAGGTTGGGATGGAAAAGGAAATTTCCTGGATCCAATGTGCGGTTCGGGAACCTTATTAATCGAAGCAGCTATGATTGCGATGGATTTACCAGCCCAAACTTTCCGTAGAAGATTCGGATTCCAAAACTGGTTAAATTACGACGAAGAATTGTTCAAAACAATTAAAGAAGTTCGTCTTAATCGGGTAAAAGAATTCACCGGAAAAATTGTTGGTTACGATATCGATTCGGATATGCTTCACGCTGCAAGAATCAATATCGAATCTGCCGAAATGGAAGATGTAATCGAAGTAAAACACCAGGATTTCTTTGAGTCTAAAAAAGAATTGTTCCCATTAATGATGGTTTTCAATCCTCCATATGATGAAAGAATTGTAATTAACGATGACGAGTTTTACGCTAAAATAGGAGATACCTTTAAGAAAAACTATCCAAATACTTTGGCTTGGTTAATTTCTTCAGATTTAGATTCATTGAAAAGAGTAGGATTAAGACCTTCACGTAAAATCAAACTATTCAACGGAAAATTAGAATGCCGTTTTATGCAATACGAAATGTATGAAGGAACGAAAAAGATTCACAAATTAGAAGGGAGAGAAGGAGATAGTTAA
- the proS gene encoding proline--tRNA ligase, with product MAKITSRAEDYSKWYNELVVQADLAENSGVRGCMVIKPYGYAIWEKMRDELDKKFKETGHQNAYFPLFIPKSYFEAEEQNAEGFAKECAVVTHYRLKTDPNNPKKLIVDPEAKLEEELIVRPTSEAIIWNTYKKWIQSYRDLPILINQWANVVRWEMRTRFFLRTAEFLWQEGHTAHATKEEAIEETEKMIHVYSDFVENFMGIPVIRGIKTASERFAGADETYCIEALMQDGKALQAGTSHFLGQNFGKAFDVKFTNKEGKIEHAWGTSWGTSTRLIGGLIMTHSDDLGLVLPPSLAPIQVVIVPIFKGEEQLNQINEVAFEIQDKLKAKGIAVKYDNRTENKPGWKFAEYELKGVPIRIAMGARDLENQTVEIARRDNLTKEVQPLENIEVYIEELLKTIQKDIYAKALNYRDSHITPVNSYDEFKKVLEEKGGFISAHWDGTAEVEEQIKNETKATIRCIPLNNELEDGISLITGKPSKQRVIFAKSY from the coding sequence ATGGCAAAAATTACTTCGAGAGCTGAAGATTATAGCAAATGGTATAATGAATTAGTAGTACAAGCTGATTTGGCAGAAAATTCAGGGGTTCGTGGTTGTATGGTTATTAAACCTTATGGTTACGCAATCTGGGAAAAAATGCGAGATGAATTAGATAAAAAATTCAAAGAAACAGGTCACCAAAATGCCTACTTCCCTCTTTTTATTCCAAAAAGTTATTTCGAAGCCGAAGAACAAAACGCAGAAGGATTCGCTAAAGAATGCGCAGTTGTAACCCATTATCGTCTAAAAACAGATCCTAATAATCCTAAGAAATTAATCGTGGATCCAGAGGCAAAATTAGAAGAAGAACTTATTGTTCGTCCAACTTCTGAAGCTATAATCTGGAATACTTATAAAAAATGGATTCAGTCTTACCGTGATTTACCAATTTTAATTAATCAGTGGGCCAATGTTGTTCGTTGGGAAATGAGAACACGTTTCTTTTTAAGAACTGCAGAATTTTTATGGCAAGAAGGTCATACCGCACACGCTACTAAAGAGGAAGCAATCGAAGAAACTGAAAAAATGATTCATGTTTACTCAGACTTCGTAGAAAACTTCATGGGCATTCCTGTAATTAGAGGAATCAAAACCGCTTCAGAAAGATTTGCTGGAGCTGATGAAACCTATTGTATAGAAGCTTTAATGCAAGATGGAAAAGCTTTACAAGCAGGAACTTCTCACTTTTTAGGACAAAATTTCGGTAAAGCATTTGATGTAAAATTTACGAATAAAGAAGGAAAAATAGAACATGCCTGGGGAACTTCTTGGGGAACTTCGACCCGATTAATTGGTGGTTTGATCATGACGCACTCTGACGATTTAGGTTTGGTTCTTCCTCCAAGTTTAGCTCCGATTCAAGTGGTTATTGTTCCTATCTTTAAAGGTGAAGAGCAATTAAATCAAATTAATGAAGTTGCTTTTGAAATTCAAGATAAATTAAAGGCGAAAGGTATAGCAGTTAAGTACGATAACAGAACTGAAAATAAACCGGGCTGGAAATTTGCAGAATATGAATTGAAAGGAGTCCCAATTAGAATAGCAATGGGTGCCAGAGATTTAGAGAATCAAACGGTAGAAATAGCGCGTAGAGATAATTTAACTAAAGAAGTACAGCCTCTTGAAAATATCGAGGTTTACATCGAAGAATTATTAAAAACGATTCAAAAAGACATTTATGCAAAAGCGTTGAATTACAGAGATTCACACATTACTCCTGTTAATTCTTACGACGAATTTAAAAAAGTATTGGAAGAAAAAGGTGGATTTATTTCTGCACACTGGGACGGAACTGCCGAAGTAGAGGAACAAATTAAAAATGAAACAAAAGCCACGATTCGTTGCATTCCTTTAAATAATGAATTAGAAGATGGAATCTCTTTAATTACCGGAAAACCATCGAAACAAAGAGTAATTTTCGCTAAATCCTACTAA
- a CDS encoding prolyl-tRNA synthetase has product MKKITYKNSIGLLKSKAVLAILGGFILASCGATMGGYSETDGVYYDPNKDTIPQGVVMNNGNQVGEYYDYQQTDNQNKYLNSENRNQSWADPQNSDWGNFTGTETYYNDSWGYPYGMYSGFSFGMSFGFGSPWGYGGYYSPWGFGYSPFSGYYSPYYNYYNPYYGYNPYGYGYGGYGHGGYNGYNSYNAPRFNYKRSGSDGSGFRPTQNQSGMRPSINQNSGFRNDNPRYNAQPNNTRYNTPQQNNNQPRYRTSPQPNSTPRQNNTPRQETPNYNNQPTRNNSNDGGFRSGNSGGGFNSGSSNSSSGSTRSSGGFRR; this is encoded by the coding sequence ATGAAAAAAATTACTTATAAAAATTCAATAGGATTACTGAAATCTAAAGCGGTTTTAGCAATTTTGGGCGGTTTTATTTTAGCCTCTTGTGGTGCGACAATGGGTGGTTATAGTGAGACCGACGGCGTATATTATGACCCTAATAAAGATACCATTCCGCAGGGAGTTGTAATGAACAATGGAAATCAAGTAGGAGAGTATTATGACTATCAGCAAACTGACAATCAAAATAAATATTTGAATTCCGAAAATAGAAATCAAAGTTGGGCAGATCCCCAGAATTCTGATTGGGGGAATTTTACGGGTACAGAAACTTATTATAATGATTCTTGGGGATATCCTTACGGAATGTATTCAGGATTTAGTTTTGGGATGAGTTTCGGATTTGGTTCACCTTGGGGTTATGGTGGCTATTATAGTCCTTGGGGATTTGGCTACAGCCCTTTCTCTGGATATTACAGTCCTTATTACAACTACTATAATCCTTATTACGGTTACAATCCTTACGGATATGGATACGGTGGTTACGGACATGGAGGATATAATGGTTACAACAGTTATAACGCACCTCGATTTAATTATAAAAGAAGTGGCTCTGATGGATCTGGATTTAGACCTACTCAAAATCAATCTGGAATGAGACCAAGTATTAATCAGAATTCTGGTTTTAGAAATGACAATCCTCGATATAATGCGCAGCCGAATAACACAAGATATAACACGCCGCAGCAAAATAACAATCAACCGAGATATAGAACTTCGCCTCAACCGAATTCAACGCCGAGACAAAATAATACTCCTCGTCAGGAAACTCCTAATTACAACAACCAACCAACTAGAAATAATTCTAATGATGGTGGTTTCAGATCTGGGAATTCAGGAGGTGGTTTCAATAGTGGATCATCAAACTCAAGTTCTGGTTCTACTAGATCTTCAGGAGGTTTTAGACGTTAA
- a CDS encoding OmpA family protein: protein MALNIIDLIKGQLGPALISQAASQLGESESGVSKAISGLLPAVVGGMANNADKPGVINAITGAASSGVLGNLLGGTSNNSLITTVLTAIFGDKIGSIVNSISTYSGVSNESSSSLLNMVTGATLGSVGKYAADNNIGASGITSLLNDQKGIVSSLLPAGLSLASLGVGNLFGGHQAENVKVTSYDQPKVEVNRGGNTNSHPSPSDNNNDGGGSIWKWLLPLILVALAAWFLWTQYGKKTAPVTETTEVAADSTTMNTTANDSATAIMPTKEVTDIDLNGKMIKGYANGMEASMINFLKSDGYKNAKDDAALKDTWYDFDNVNFKMGSATELEPGSEGQIQNLAAIMKAYPDAKIKIGGYTDMTGDAAQNKELSQKRADFIKAELGKLGVGAQVAGAEGYGSEFAKVPATASNDERAVDRKMAVRFTK from the coding sequence ATGGCATTAAACATTATTGATCTTATCAAAGGACAATTAGGTCCAGCGTTGATTTCACAGGCAGCCTCTCAATTAGGAGAAAGCGAATCAGGAGTTTCGAAAGCGATTAGTGGATTACTTCCGGCAGTAGTTGGCGGAATGGCTAATAATGCTGATAAACCAGGAGTCATTAATGCAATTACTGGAGCAGCTTCAAGTGGAGTTCTTGGTAATTTATTAGGAGGAACTTCAAACAATTCTTTAATTACAACGGTATTAACAGCAATTTTTGGAGATAAAATTGGAAGTATCGTCAATTCAATTTCTACTTACTCTGGAGTGAGTAATGAATCTTCCAGTTCATTATTGAATATGGTTACCGGAGCAACTTTAGGTTCTGTTGGAAAATATGCTGCAGATAATAACATTGGTGCATCTGGAATTACCAGTTTACTGAATGATCAAAAAGGAATTGTGTCATCATTGCTTCCTGCTGGTCTTTCTCTTGCTTCATTAGGAGTTGGAAATCTTTTCGGTGGACATCAAGCGGAAAATGTAAAAGTTACTTCTTATGATCAACCGAAAGTAGAAGTTAACAGAGGTGGAAATACTAACTCACATCCTTCGCCAAGTGATAACAACAATGACGGTGGCGGATCTATTTGGAAATGGTTATTACCACTTATATTAGTAGCTTTAGCTGCGTGGTTCCTTTGGACTCAATATGGTAAAAAAACTGCACCAGTAACTGAAACTACTGAAGTTGCTGCTGATTCTACTACTATGAACACAACTGCTAACGACAGCGCAACTGCTATAATGCCTACAAAAGAAGTTACAGACATTGATTTAAATGGAAAAATGATTAAAGGTTATGCGAACGGAATGGAAGCATCAATGATTAATTTCCTGAAATCTGATGGTTACAAGAATGCAAAAGATGATGCAGCATTAAAAGATACTTGGTACGACTTTGACAATGTTAACTTTAAAATGGGTTCTGCTACAGAATTAGAGCCAGGTTCTGAAGGACAAATTCAAAACTTAGCCGCAATTATGAAAGCTTATCCCGATGCAAAAATAAAAATTGGTGGATATACTGATATGACTGGTGACGCTGCACAAAATAAAGAGCTTTCTCAAAAAAGAGCTGACTTTATCAAAGCTGAACTTGGCAAATTAGGTGTCGGAGCACAGGTTGCTGGCGCAGAAGGTTACGGAAGCGAATTCGCTAAAGTTCCTGCTACAGCTTCAAACGACGAAAGAGCGGTTGACAGAAAAATGGCCGTACGATTTACAAAGTAA
- a CDS encoding class I SAM-dependent methyltransferase has protein sequence MAWFETWFDTPYYHILYKDRDFAEAENFITLLINYLNIQKDSKIIDLACGKGRHSVFLNKLGYQVLGLDLSHQSIDHNKQFENSDLKFEVHDMRNEIFPEISAEKVDAVLNLFTSFGYFEDENDDRKVFQSISNVMKDNGYFVLDFLNAKWVENTLIEEDKTSKEGIDFTIKKKIEDQHVIKDITFNDDGKDYHFFEKVKLHTLDEINSYAEEFGFERVQIFGDYHLNEFDLETSPRCINVFKKKSDN, from the coding sequence ATGGCATGGTTTGAAACTTGGTTTGATACTCCTTATTATCATATTCTTTATAAAGACAGAGATTTTGCAGAAGCAGAAAATTTTATTACTCTATTAATCAACTACTTAAATATTCAGAAAGATTCGAAAATAATCGACTTGGCTTGTGGAAAAGGCAGACATTCTGTTTTTTTGAACAAATTAGGTTACCAAGTTTTGGGTTTGGATTTATCTCATCAGAGCATTGATCATAATAAACAGTTCGAAAATTCGGATTTAAAATTTGAAGTTCACGATATGCGGAATGAAATTTTTCCAGAAATATCAGCTGAAAAAGTAGATGCAGTTTTAAATCTTTTTACCAGTTTCGGCTATTTTGAAGATGAAAATGATGATCGAAAAGTTTTTCAGTCGATTTCAAATGTTATGAAAGACAACGGTTATTTTGTTTTGGATTTCCTGAATGCAAAATGGGTGGAAAATACTTTAATTGAAGAAGATAAAACTTCGAAAGAAGGAATTGATTTTACAATTAAAAAGAAAATTGAAGATCAGCACGTTATTAAAGATATTACATTTAATGATGACGGAAAGGATTATCATTTTTTTGAAAAAGTGAAATTACACACCTTAGACGAAATCAACAGTTACGCTGAAGAATTTGGTTTTGAAAGAGTTCAAATTTTCGGTGATTATCATTTAAATGAATTCGATTTAGAAACGTCACCACGTTGTATTAATGTTTTTAAAAAGAAAAGCGACAACTAA